A genome region from Erigeron canadensis isolate Cc75 chromosome 3, C_canadensis_v1, whole genome shotgun sequence includes the following:
- the LOC122590663 gene encoding uncharacterized protein LOC122590663 codes for MSSQSSGGSVVETASSRFTKISFFTSIGIPTLSVPFSTIISSNCTQKKKRRDRNESRTWLSYVFVSNILLICLMILLSVLFFSLESGHKEMDLHKVYLLEAKTSRYQTRFGPEESGKRHAELQSLPHSRAGQLPGRSVN; via the exons ATGTCTTCCCAATCCTCAGGAGGCTCAGTAGTTGAAACAGCCTCATCCAGATTCACCAAAATCTCCTTTTTCACTTCCATTGGAATTCCCACATTATCTGTTCCATTCTCTACAATCATATCAAGCAACTGTAcacaaaaaaagaagagaagagaTAGAAATGAATCAAGAACCTGGTTAAGTTAtgtatttgtttcaaatatacTTCTAATTTGTCTGATGATACTACTGTccgttttgttttttagtttagaATCAGGTCACAAAGAAATGGATTTGCACAAG GTATACCTGTTAGAAGCCAAGACAAGCAGATATCAAACACGTTTCGGTCCGGAAGAATCTGGGAAACGGCATGCAGAACTTCAATCCCTACCTCACTCGAGAGCTGGTCAATTACCGGGGCGTTCTGTCAATTAG
- the LOC122592880 gene encoding microtubule-associated protein TORTIFOLIA1 isoform X2: MSTKSLKSRKPPSNLSPQSSTKPSSLPSHIAMIELKHRILTSLSKLSDRDTHQIAIEDLEKIIQTLTPDGITLTLNSLYDGAASDSNKPAVKKESLRLLCYLCAAHTESASTHLTKIIAHVVKRLKDSDSGVRDTCGDAIGQLSRLYLKGENGLVAVTLFVRPLFEGLNDQNKVVQAGSAMCLAKMVEMASDPPVSAFQKLCGRICKYLNNPNFLAKAALLHVVSSLSQVGAISPQFLEPLLQSIHDCLSNSDWATRKAAADALIALVLHSSNLITGKTGPTITALEACRFDKIKPARESIVEALQQWQGLAGGSGDQKAPVQDSVPATLDEQKTEAPPKNNEPEGSNIPEKAVGILKKKAPALCDKELNPEFFQRLERRVSGEVEVVVPRRFVKSSNEQNGEESGHNDADAGSQSKESYQRLDRGISGPSRRREFEDMNDLSQREGSRSNKGNLLAIQRHLLQLEKQQAHLMNMLQDFMGGSHDGMLTLENRVRGLERVVEDMARDLSLAGNSRRGGNYMMGFEESSGRPLGKYNGFSDYPNSKLGRTDDPMSYMGSSMRGRGSSWRADGPESWDYHSYGRNPQMGLRRAMDGRSPKSENETEPVNRRGWGDKGSGPARFGEGPSARSVWQASKDEATLEAIRVAGEDNVPVRTARVAVPEMTAEAMGDENVQDRDPVWTSWTNAMDALQMGDADTAFAEVLSTEDDLLLVKLMDRTGPVIDQLSSEVGTEVLHAVAQFLPDQNVFDICLSWLQQLLDMIVENGTDNVGIPIEVKKEILVNLNEAASTIEPPEDWEGMVPDQLLLQLASAWDIDLHQLEK; the protein is encoded by the exons ATGTCAACAAAATCATTGAAATCCAGGAAACCCCCATCAAATTTATCCCCGCAATCTTCAACAAAGCCATCATCTTTACCATCACATATTGCCATGATTGAGTTAAAACACAGAATCTTGACTTCACTTTCCAAGCTTTCAGACAGAGACACACACCAAATCGCCATTGAAGATCTTGAAAAAATCATCCAAACACTAACCCCAGATGGAATCACATTGACCCTTAACTCCCTTTATGACGGCGCCGCCTCAGATTCCAACAAACCCGCCGTCAAGAAAGAGTCTTTAAGGCTTTTATGTTACTTATGTGCTGCCCATACTGAATCTGCGTCGACCCATTTGACTAAAATTATTGCCCATGTTGTTAAAAGGCTTAAAGATTCTGATTCAGGTGTTAGAGACACGTGTGGTGATGCAATTGGTCAGCTTTCTCGTTTGTATTTGAAAGGTGAAAATGGGCTTGTTGCTGTTACTTTGTTTGTTAGGCCTTTGTTTGAAGGTTTGAATGATCAGAATAAAGTGGTGCAAGCTGGCTCTGCAATGTGTTTAGCTAAGATGGTTGAAATGGCTTCTGACCCGCCTGTTTCGGCTTTTCAAAAACTTTGTGGGAGAATTTGCAAGTATCTTAATAACCCGAATTTCTTGGCTAAAGCTGCACTTTTGCACGTGGTTTCTAGTCTTTCTCAG GTTGGTGCTATTTCTCCACAATTTTTGGAGCCACTGCTTCAAAGCATACATGACTGTCTTAGCAATTCTGATTGGGCAACTCGAAAGGCAGCTGCTGATGCATTGATTGCCTTGGTTCTGCATTCTAGCAACTTGATAACAGGAAAAACAGGCCCAACTATAACTGCTCTTGAGGCTTGCCGCTTTGATAAG ATAAAACCGGCAAGAGAAAGTATAGTTGAAGCTTTGCAACAATGGCAAGGTCTTGCAGGAGGTTCTGGCGATCAAAAAGCACCTGTTCAAG ATTCAGTACCAGCCACGTTAGATGAACAAAAAACAGAGGCCCCGCCAAAGAATAATGAACCTGAGGGTAGTAACATACCTGAGAAGGCTGTTGGAATCTTGAAAAAGAAAGCACCTGCTTTGTGTGATAAAGAACTAAACCCCGAGTTCTTTCAAAGACTTGAAAGACGGGTTTCTGGTGAAGTTGAAGTGGTTGTCCCTCGTAGATTTGTGAAGTCCTCTAATGAGCAAAATGGAGAAGAATCTGGCCACAATGATGCAGATGCCGGGTCACAGTCAAAAGAGAGCTACCAAAGATTAGACCGAGGAATCAGTGGTCCTTCTAGAAGGCGAGAATTTGAAGATATGAATGACCTGAGTCAAAGGGAGGGATCCAGGAGCAATAAAGGAAATTTGTTGGCTATCCAGCGGCACTTACTGCAACTTGAGAAACAACAGGCTCATCTCATGAATATGTTGCAG GATTTCATGGGTGGATCTCACGATGGCATGTTGACTTTGGAAAACAGAGTGCGGGGTCTGGAGCGAGTAGTTGAAGACATGGCACGTGATCTATCATTAGCGGGTAATAGTCGAAGGGGTGGAAATTATATGATGGGATTTGAGGAATCTAGTGGTAGACCATTAGGAAAGTACAACGGATTTTCTGACTATCCTAATTCAAAATTAGGGAGGACTGATGACCCGATGTCTTACATGGGTTCAAGTATGAGGGGTAGAGGATCTTCTTGGAGAGCAGATGGTCCCGAAAGCTGGGACTACCATTCATATGGCAGAAACCCGCAAATGGGTTTAAGGAGGGCTATGGATGGCAGGTCACCTAAATCAGAAAACGAAACTGAACCTGTGAATAGAAGGGGTTGGGGGGATAAAGGATCTGGCCCAGCTAGGTTCGGGGAGGGCCCCTCGGCTAGGAGTGTTTGGcaagcttcaaaagatgaagCCACATTGGAAGCGATTAGGGTGGCAGGTGAAGACAATGTGCCTGTACGGACTGCGCGAGTAGCGGTTCCTGAAATGACTGCAGAAGCAATGGGAGATGAGAATGTGCAGGATCGGGACCCAGTTTGGACATCTTGGACTAATGCCATGGATGCACTTCAGATGGGTGACGCTGATACAGCTTTTGCTGAAGTCTTGTCTACTGAGGATGATTTATTGCTTGTGAAGCTAATGGACAGAACAGGCCCGGTAATTGACCAGCTTTCAAGTGAGGTAGGGACTGAAGTTCTGCATGCTGTTGCCCAGTTTCTTCCAGACCAGAATGTGTTTGATATCTGCTTGTCGTGGCTTCAACAG TTGCTTGATATGATTGTAGAGAATGGAACAGATAATGTGGGAATTCCAATAGAAGTGAAAAAGGAGATTTTAGTGAATCTGAATGAGGCCGCTTCAACTATTGAGCCTCCTGAGGACTGGGAAGGCATGGTGCCAGACCAGCTCTTGTTGCAGCTGGCATCAGCCTGGGATATTGATCTGCATCAGCTAGAAAAGTGA
- the LOC122592880 gene encoding microtubule-associated protein TORTIFOLIA1 isoform X1 codes for MSTKSLKSRKPPSNLSPQSSTKPSSLPSHIAMIELKHRILTSLSKLSDRDTHQIAIEDLEKIIQTLTPDGITLTLNSLYDGAASDSNKPAVKKESLRLLCYLCAAHTESASTHLTKIIAHVVKRLKDSDSGVRDTCGDAIGQLSRLYLKGENGLVAVTLFVRPLFEGLNDQNKVVQAGSAMCLAKMVEMASDPPVSAFQKLCGRICKYLNNPNFLAKAALLHVVSSLSQVGAISPQFLEPLLQSIHDCLSNSDWATRKAAADALIALVLHSSNLITGKTGPTITALEACRFDKIKPARESIVEALQQWQGLAGGSGDQKAPVQVGEDSVPATLDEQKTEAPPKNNEPEGSNIPEKAVGILKKKAPALCDKELNPEFFQRLERRVSGEVEVVVPRRFVKSSNEQNGEESGHNDADAGSQSKESYQRLDRGISGPSRRREFEDMNDLSQREGSRSNKGNLLAIQRHLLQLEKQQAHLMNMLQDFMGGSHDGMLTLENRVRGLERVVEDMARDLSLAGNSRRGGNYMMGFEESSGRPLGKYNGFSDYPNSKLGRTDDPMSYMGSSMRGRGSSWRADGPESWDYHSYGRNPQMGLRRAMDGRSPKSENETEPVNRRGWGDKGSGPARFGEGPSARSVWQASKDEATLEAIRVAGEDNVPVRTARVAVPEMTAEAMGDENVQDRDPVWTSWTNAMDALQMGDADTAFAEVLSTEDDLLLVKLMDRTGPVIDQLSSEVGTEVLHAVAQFLPDQNVFDICLSWLQQLLDMIVENGTDNVGIPIEVKKEILVNLNEAASTIEPPEDWEGMVPDQLLLQLASAWDIDLHQLEK; via the exons ATGTCAACAAAATCATTGAAATCCAGGAAACCCCCATCAAATTTATCCCCGCAATCTTCAACAAAGCCATCATCTTTACCATCACATATTGCCATGATTGAGTTAAAACACAGAATCTTGACTTCACTTTCCAAGCTTTCAGACAGAGACACACACCAAATCGCCATTGAAGATCTTGAAAAAATCATCCAAACACTAACCCCAGATGGAATCACATTGACCCTTAACTCCCTTTATGACGGCGCCGCCTCAGATTCCAACAAACCCGCCGTCAAGAAAGAGTCTTTAAGGCTTTTATGTTACTTATGTGCTGCCCATACTGAATCTGCGTCGACCCATTTGACTAAAATTATTGCCCATGTTGTTAAAAGGCTTAAAGATTCTGATTCAGGTGTTAGAGACACGTGTGGTGATGCAATTGGTCAGCTTTCTCGTTTGTATTTGAAAGGTGAAAATGGGCTTGTTGCTGTTACTTTGTTTGTTAGGCCTTTGTTTGAAGGTTTGAATGATCAGAATAAAGTGGTGCAAGCTGGCTCTGCAATGTGTTTAGCTAAGATGGTTGAAATGGCTTCTGACCCGCCTGTTTCGGCTTTTCAAAAACTTTGTGGGAGAATTTGCAAGTATCTTAATAACCCGAATTTCTTGGCTAAAGCTGCACTTTTGCACGTGGTTTCTAGTCTTTCTCAG GTTGGTGCTATTTCTCCACAATTTTTGGAGCCACTGCTTCAAAGCATACATGACTGTCTTAGCAATTCTGATTGGGCAACTCGAAAGGCAGCTGCTGATGCATTGATTGCCTTGGTTCTGCATTCTAGCAACTTGATAACAGGAAAAACAGGCCCAACTATAACTGCTCTTGAGGCTTGCCGCTTTGATAAG ATAAAACCGGCAAGAGAAAGTATAGTTGAAGCTTTGCAACAATGGCAAGGTCTTGCAGGAGGTTCTGGCGATCAAAAAGCACCTGTTCAAG TTGGTGAAGATTCAGTACCAGCCACGTTAGATGAACAAAAAACAGAGGCCCCGCCAAAGAATAATGAACCTGAGGGTAGTAACATACCTGAGAAGGCTGTTGGAATCTTGAAAAAGAAAGCACCTGCTTTGTGTGATAAAGAACTAAACCCCGAGTTCTTTCAAAGACTTGAAAGACGGGTTTCTGGTGAAGTTGAAGTGGTTGTCCCTCGTAGATTTGTGAAGTCCTCTAATGAGCAAAATGGAGAAGAATCTGGCCACAATGATGCAGATGCCGGGTCACAGTCAAAAGAGAGCTACCAAAGATTAGACCGAGGAATCAGTGGTCCTTCTAGAAGGCGAGAATTTGAAGATATGAATGACCTGAGTCAAAGGGAGGGATCCAGGAGCAATAAAGGAAATTTGTTGGCTATCCAGCGGCACTTACTGCAACTTGAGAAACAACAGGCTCATCTCATGAATATGTTGCAG GATTTCATGGGTGGATCTCACGATGGCATGTTGACTTTGGAAAACAGAGTGCGGGGTCTGGAGCGAGTAGTTGAAGACATGGCACGTGATCTATCATTAGCGGGTAATAGTCGAAGGGGTGGAAATTATATGATGGGATTTGAGGAATCTAGTGGTAGACCATTAGGAAAGTACAACGGATTTTCTGACTATCCTAATTCAAAATTAGGGAGGACTGATGACCCGATGTCTTACATGGGTTCAAGTATGAGGGGTAGAGGATCTTCTTGGAGAGCAGATGGTCCCGAAAGCTGGGACTACCATTCATATGGCAGAAACCCGCAAATGGGTTTAAGGAGGGCTATGGATGGCAGGTCACCTAAATCAGAAAACGAAACTGAACCTGTGAATAGAAGGGGTTGGGGGGATAAAGGATCTGGCCCAGCTAGGTTCGGGGAGGGCCCCTCGGCTAGGAGTGTTTGGcaagcttcaaaagatgaagCCACATTGGAAGCGATTAGGGTGGCAGGTGAAGACAATGTGCCTGTACGGACTGCGCGAGTAGCGGTTCCTGAAATGACTGCAGAAGCAATGGGAGATGAGAATGTGCAGGATCGGGACCCAGTTTGGACATCTTGGACTAATGCCATGGATGCACTTCAGATGGGTGACGCTGATACAGCTTTTGCTGAAGTCTTGTCTACTGAGGATGATTTATTGCTTGTGAAGCTAATGGACAGAACAGGCCCGGTAATTGACCAGCTTTCAAGTGAGGTAGGGACTGAAGTTCTGCATGCTGTTGCCCAGTTTCTTCCAGACCAGAATGTGTTTGATATCTGCTTGTCGTGGCTTCAACAG TTGCTTGATATGATTGTAGAGAATGGAACAGATAATGTGGGAATTCCAATAGAAGTGAAAAAGGAGATTTTAGTGAATCTGAATGAGGCCGCTTCAACTATTGAGCCTCCTGAGGACTGGGAAGGCATGGTGCCAGACCAGCTCTTGTTGCAGCTGGCATCAGCCTGGGATATTGATCTGCATCAGCTAGAAAAGTGA
- the LOC122593684 gene encoding chloroplastic lipocalin, giving the protein MSYHHATTATGKPPISSHSSPISFRKAPTNKTFKCSLELPKPISTKDAAKLVVSGLAVSLLLLSPTNQVMATELPHNNLCQIASATNNLPTLPIDEEGTNMMMMRGMTARNFDPVRYSGRWFEVASRKRGFAGQGQEDCHCTQGVYTVDTAAPAIQVDTFCVHGGPDGYITGIRGRVQCLSEGDKDKTETDLEREEMIKEKCYLRFPTLPFIPKLPYDVIDTDYDNFAIVSGAKDKGFVQIYSRTPNPGTEFIEKYKSVLADYGYDASQIKDTPQDCEVSDSRLAAMMSMNGMQQALTNQFPDLELKSSVKFDPFTSVFETLKKLVQLYFK; this is encoded by the exons ATGTCTTACCACCACGCTACCACCGCCACCGGAAAACCACCAATCTCATCGCACTCTTCCCCAATATCATTTAG GAAAGCTCCAACGAATAAAACATTCAAGTGTTCTCTTGAGTTACCAAAACCAATATCAACAAAGGATGCAGCTAAACTTGTTGTATCTGGCCTTGCTGTCTCCTTGTTACTTCTGTCCCCAACAAACCAG GTCATGGCGACAGAACTTCCACATAATAACTTATGCCAAATTGCCAGTGCCACCAACAATTTGCCAACCCTTCCTATTGATGAGGAGGGTAcaaatatgatgatgatgagaggtATGACAGCAAGAAACTTTGATCCTGTAAGATATTCCGGTCGATGGTTTGAAGTTGCTTCGCGTAAACGTGGATTTGCTGGTCAAGGTCAAGAAGATTGTCATTGCACCCAG GGAGTATATACAGTCGATACAGCCGCTCCAGCCATCCAGGTAGATACCTTTTGTGTACATGGAGGGCCTGATGGTTATATCACTGGTATACGGGGTAGGGTTCAGTGCCTTTCAGAGGGAGATAAGGATAAAACTGAAACAGACCTGGAAAGAGAAGAGATGATTAAAGAAAAGTGCTATCTTCGGTTCCCCACGTTGCCCTTTATTCCCAAATTACCTTATGATGTGATTGATACCGATTATGACAATTTCGCCATTGTTTCGGGAGCAAAAGACAAGGGCTTTGTTCAG ATATACTCAAGGACACCAAATCCAGGGACAGAATTTATTGAGAAGTACAAATCTGTGTTGGCAGACTATGGTTATGATGCAAGCCAAATTAAGGACACCCCACAAGACTGTGAGGTTTCTGATAGCCGATTAGCTGCAATGATGTCGATGAACGGAATGCAGCAAGCTTTAACAAATCAATTTCCTGATCTTGAACTCAAATCTTCTGTTAAGTTTGATCCCTTCACAAGTGTATTTGAAACCTTGAAGAAACTTGTGCAGCTATATTTCAAGTAA
- the LOC122592860 gene encoding uncharacterized protein LOC122592860, giving the protein MVQTLEAIRGGGGSIKVGTTGTINALMSREMQSAKVASPRAVPFTMKSPKRAWEINDLATVTNSKTNVQADEASTSSSSSSNNIGNVIAEKPASVSHKAKHQHARRDSRNPFLHSDSVSVDGNGNGSGTPNRKRNDKKGSCMVEIVDVKCGVPDKMWANPITNKLKKLTFSKLSEANGVK; this is encoded by the coding sequence ATGGTTCAGACGCTGGAAGCCATCAGGGGTGGTGGTGGTTCCATAAAAGTTGGAACCACTGGCACCATCAACGCATTAATGTCAAGGGAAATGCAGTCGGCTAAAGTTGCATCTCCAAGAGCAGTTCCATTCACAATGAAATCTCCAAAAAGAGCCTGGGAAATTAATGATCTTGCTACAGTCACCAATTCCAAAACAAACGTTCAAGCAGATGAAGCAAGTACTAGTTCCAGCAGTAGCAGCAACAATATTGGGAACGTGATCGCTGAAAAACCCGCCAGCGTTTCGCATAAAGCCAAACACCAGCATGCTAGAAGAGATAGCAGGAATCCTTTTCTTCATTCGGACAGTGTATCTGTAGatggaaatggaaatggaaGTGGAACTCCTAACCGTAAAAGGAATGACAAGAAGGGATCTTGCATGGTTGAGATAGTGGATGTAAAATGTGGAGTTCCTGATAAAATGTGGGCAAATCCCATAACAAATAAACTGAAGAAACTTACTTTCTCCAAGCTTTCTGAAGCCAATGGCGTAAAGTAA